TTGAAGTGATATGGGAACCCAATGAGATAGTATAGAATAATCATGGAGGGTTTGCAGATGTTCATAATGAGTTCTtcatggattttgacttgagaacTAGCCAGATGCTAATGAAAGACAGAAAAACATGAGAAACATGCGTTGTGCTATAATAACCCCCAAAGGTGTGCTTGGTCTTGACGGAGAGCCTAGTACGGGTCCTTACGAGAAAGGAAGTGTTACAATGACTCATAGAAGGAtatgttctctcatggttatTGAACGAGTGTGgggaaactagcacaatgaaCTCACTAACTAAAGAACACAATTAACACATGTTATGGAGGTGTAAAGAGAAACTAAACATCTGGTATAAACtggacatgcttctgctatattaactcccaactGCCATATACGACCATGCCACGAGCAACCACAATACTAGgacaaagtgagctacttactgCGGGATGTCCCAAGTGGACACAAAAGTTATGGTGACACAATATCTTCCTATGATGTGGATGTGAGGATCACAATTTTTagagagactttatgcacacggTGACCATTTCGATTGACATGCACTCATGTGATCGGTGTTAAGGTAGGATCTTATGTTACTAGGCAGTGAGAAGCTTTCATGATGATATTCGCAAGAGAGTAGATTGACTGTTCaaaccatataagccatatacacatcagagtaaaagagtgactcaagaaggatcgcaacactgggatgctttacatggaactcGACACCACATATGTATACTTTACGACggtgcatgcataggcacaaGTGGGCAGATGTTATCCATTTCAATAAAATATTCTGTAAGAAATTCATCAGGTATAGTCCCTCGTTAagaatttaggaaaagaaagtgggAAGTATTAATCCTAGAGTTATAACTCCATTCAAGGATGTATTTATAGAACTTAATTCAACAAGAGGatgtaaataagagaatttgtAATAGAGTGGATTCACGAATAATGCGTCTCATTTCAAGAGTCGATACTTGCAATGTTTTGTTATTCAACACCTTGTTAAGACCATGTTTATAAGAGTTCTTCAATATGGATTTACATATACAATGAGTAGAAATTTGATTTGACTCACTTAATGACTTTAGATTGGTAGGGCAATAGCTTAATCAATACTCCTCGACTCAACATCCCTAACGTACGTAGGTAACATACTGATATACTACATGATCTGCTGGTGCAGagacattaataggaacaagggtactccccttagcaacaagttctaccaatccctctTTGGCTCCATACATTCTCCTAACAAATACTTGGGCAATCTCCCTCATATTCAATGGTGGGGGGCATTCCCTCCTTACTGCTTCAAAATCATGAATTACTCATCTTAAGATTTAGACATAGAATGGAAACTAGCTCCCTAtcttgagctctactgcacgatcttggagtatcaaagaagggtgaaattcctaaatgtccaaatagcctccaacttatggatgtggtcgactacacaccgataagaaggactctactagacacgactccgagacatcctaggacactttaaaacattaggctctgataccaagtttgtcacgccccaaaaactgAGGAGCACGACTGGCGCTCAAcagagtaaacccgactgagcaagcctgctaggtttcattctacccaaactaattcatgaataaataggagatggactccattaatcatactttgtaagTATTTCACTAACAACACCCACTTTATTTCCATTAGAAGCTTaaaacataattatcaaaatattacaagttttataaatctttgccaaacatcaatatttctattttaattccaatacccgacactacccacaacctgtctacagagcctctaaacaTAACTGAAGAGTTATGTACTATGgaaatgccggtaacaaggctttGGCTATACCTccaatacaaagtacatgataaatagatgaaacatgacctcgaaatgaagtggggctcaccaagtcagctgaaaggatgatgcgacaCTAGCtacgaccaacactgcctgctatagaaatacctacatccatttaaagacgtagcgcccccgacaaaagggacgttagtgccatcgaataacactagtatgtgtaactaaacaccatctagttagaaagaactttcatacaataatGAGGAAATCACAAGTACAACTCAAACACATTaaatgatcacaacattatcaaataaaagaatcatgcaattttcacatcattttcccatagcttttagttttggggcatttcatactgttccacATTGTTCACAtcaccaccgctatcttgagcggagtccgatctcgacccgatcggctaggccgtctctcggagacgttaccaatattccattcacactttccagtttcaattatAAATACGTTACCACCATATGTATATatcatggtgtccgatcacggcccgatcggctaggccgccttaccgaggCGTTTCTCTTTtcccatcaatcatctcatttcaatgtTTGTTCCCACAAATCATTTCATAGGAACTTGAGGCCATAGCTGTCAcatcatatatttggcactaggccacatctcacatcattcccaatttcaatgttaggTTTGCAACTTAAGAGAGTATGGGCACACAAGAGAAAATAAGATTGTAAGCATAGATGAGATTGCACATAGATTGCACAAAAAcgcacttcaatttcaatctaaggtctaagcatttcaatacatgattcatagtccttgcactttttttttttcaaattatcaagaatagcacattgatcaTATTGGAATACATCTTTCACAAATATCAGTTagcaaccccaaattcatgtggAACAGTAATTAATttaacaattcaactttaatcttaccatattcacacaaacaccgacgaagctcaatttctaaaagacggggttttagccatacataccttattcaagctttccttaagttactacgataTTCCGGAAATCCTAGCTATCCTAATCTACTTTGAGACAataaaattgaacaaaaattagaaatgtattcatggtttcagctcatttgagcattttatcaaatactagttgagcatcatgatttcaaatctcttttacaaggtttccttcattccccaacccaatctttacttatttatgtttaACAATCTTTCCACAatcctaatttgtacatgcatgaatACATAAtagtattacacccaagaatcatacctcaataccccatattataccccaaactcgaaatttaagtctaatgtatagaatcttacctcttagatgaagaacttgtgattgagttctttgattcttgatgattgatgcaagattggatgattgaatgttgggttcctccttctctctctaaaatgctctcaactctctctaaaatcagtagaaaaatgcCCCCAAATGAAGACCCAAAGACTATATATTAAATAGGgccgggttataaaaataggaagatTAACCCTCCGAATACgggtctgcggtcgcataatggaccgcagaatgGGTATGCTGGCCGCAAATGCATCACAAAACTCAGTGCCCAAAACTAGGCTACATTGGTCCAGTTTGCGACCAGATTTGCGATCGCAAATCAAGTATGCGGACCGCTTTGCTATCACATATCTGACACAGGATcgcatttttccagcctttggtaatttgaccataactttgtgtaggaatgtccaaatgatgaacggtttgaagcgtagaaaactagactcaaagacctttaaTTGGATATGTTAttcatcacataaaaccttatacaTATTTAGACATGATCGTTCAAAGTGGGGACTAGTGCAAGTACCTTTGGAATGttagcctattatgaaactaTTCCCATTTGGCTtacacttaggcctctccttggaCACCAAATTACTTACCACAAGACTTGCACACGTATATACCAAATATAATTGATGCCCACCATGttaatatcacaaaaatattatAATTAACTTACGTGGCACCTCGGAAAGCGACTTAATCCCgatatttttattgttatttattcaTGTATACGTACTATTGTTTAAATTTGACCAAATTATTATAATACCAAGtatctttgttttttttaaatataccAAGTATCTAGAAGTGAACTTCAATTCTTTCACAAGCACCCATGTTACACTTACAACTAGCATATTGCATGGGACAAATTAAACGCATCCATATATATTGAAATagattcaaaatttaaatttgacgGATTCTACTTCTAAGAGTTTTGCTACTGAATTCGTTAATCTTGTAAAGTTATGGTTTAGAAGTtaatatatatttattgataGTTTAGAGACCTTACATGTATATTTATACGGTAGAAAATGATGGATTCAATTAAACCCATAAAATACATAATATTTCCACTTTTTTGTTATATTcgtaatttttattatttaatcatGGTTAAATAGACATGTTTCAGCTAGCTAATTTCATAAACAAAAGTTGTTCGGACTAGGTGTTAAAGGTAGACTAGAATCTATGGATCAACTTTTATGTTCTCATCACTAAACTCATTGTATCAATTATAGTTTTTTTGttgtgaaaatattttttttttattaatcatCACGAACAAATACATTTATAGTCTGTAACCCAGCCAATCCATCCCTATCTAtgcatctctctctctctcttcctcttttATTACCTATACATTTTTATATCAATGCTACTTTCCGCGGCCTATTTGTATAAGTTTTCTATCCAGATTGTCCCTTTGCTATGTTTCCCCACCACCACAGAAACTAGGAGTCCACCAAATAATATAGAGAACCAGGTCTCTATCTATTCCTACAGTTAATAAGCGAAAAATAAAAGTCAAACAATATagggaaccaggttctctatatGTTCCCACAGTAAATAGACAATATATAAAGAACATGCAATATTTACATAAAACCTATATACCTTAGTAGGATTTCAATTCCGCTAAACCGAGCAAACttcagattacaacctattgcAATCTATGAATTAAACTCTTAATACCTCATCCCTTACAATAACTCTATTTTAAGCACTTTGCAATAACTTTATTACAAAGCACAAaccttgactaactctagtcaagaaACCAAATCAAACAATGGTTGAAACATGTCCTACAAAGACACTTCTtgtaagtagtgtaggattacaaatgatgagcaaaattacaaagactcaacaaacctaaggacataagatatcttcaatctctgGATCGGGTCCTTGAGGTTGTAGCATCTTTATTCTTGAGAGAGAGCCTTGAAGGCTGTGGTggctagcacttgagagaatGTGATTTTTGGATTTGTAAGTATTGAATGAAACCACTTGCCTCATATTAATAATATATGAGTGAGGACATGAGAGATGATGCAAGGGAGTGTCCTTTAGTTTGGCCTTAGCAAGATATAGTTGTGTTGTTGTATTGCTATCAGATGGTACAGTGCAACAACTTTTATAATTGTAGAGTTGATTGAACGATGACCAGAGGAACTAATCCCTATTTGTTCCCTCTGTTATTCCCTTATTTGATTTCAATGAGAACTGAACCAAACATTTAACTAGTTACTTTGAATGCAAGGGAACTAATTGTATCAGGTTCCTTATATGGTATCATATTACTGCACAAGGCGAGCATGATATTTCATCTCTAATGGAGGATTACGAGAAATTGGAGGATGTTCCACCGTGTTATCACATATTcttcaatgatggggaccctcaagaagatgaagatgcaaaAGATGCTCTACTTGAACTTGAAGAAGGGGTAAAGATAACAGTTGACGCTTTGAAAGAATTAAACTTTGGCACTGAGGAAGAACCGAGGCCCACTTATCTAAGTGCTTTACTAACAATCGATGAAGAAAgaacttatattgagttactcaggGAGTATACGAATGCCTTTGGTTGGAGTTAtaaagagatgcctggcttggatCCCAAAGTAGAAGTCCATCACCTTGCGGTCAGAAATGGTGCTTGTCCTGCTAAACAAATTCAAAGGCGCTTTAGGCCAGACTTGGTTCCCCCGATTGAAATcaaagttaacaaactcatcaaGGATAGATTTATTTGTGAAGTTAAATAACCAACATGGGTTTCAAATATTGTCCCTataaggaagaagaatggccGGATTCGAGTGTGCGTTGACTTCAAGGGTCTCAATAATGTATGTCCCAAAGATGAATTCCCCTTTCCTATTCCAaagctgatgatcgatgctactaatAGGTACGAGGTAATGTCATTTATAGATGGCTCATagggctataaccaaatttgcatgacaccaaaagatgaagagcttacaaCATTCCACACaccaagggtatttattgctacaatgTAATGTCTTTTGGCTTGATTaacgctggtgctacttaccaaagggctatgcagaatatttttgatgaccttctccacaagaatgttgAATGCTATGTTAAAgacttggtggtaaaatcaagaaagaagattgaccacttgaaagacttgagaatggtgtttgagttgctccggaggtaccaacttaggataaACCCATTGATATGTGCCTTTGGATTTACTtgtggaaagttccttggtttcattatCTGGCATCGAGGGgtcgaaattgatcaagccaaagtagaTGCAATTTTAAAAATGCCTGAACCTCGGGATATTTATGAATTGAAAAGTCTACAAGGAAAGTTAGCATACCTTAGGAGATTCATCTCAAACCTAGATTGGAGGTGCCAACTATTCAGTTACCTCATGAAGAAAGGcgttcctttcaagtgggaccaggcttgtagcaatgcctttgAAAGTATTAAAACTTACTTGATGAATCCTCCAATTTTAGCAGCCCCTATATCTGAAAAGCCATTAATACTATATATTTCGGCACAAGAAAGTCTTGTTGGAGAGCTATCGGCCTGAGAAAATAGTGAAGGGAAAGGAAACtccctttactacttgagcaggatgatgacaccaaatgAACTAAATTATTCACTAATTGAAAAGTtatgtttggcgctagtcttctcaatccaAAAGTTAAAGAACTTTCAAGATCCTGTTGTTCGTCTTGTTTCTAGAGAAAATCCCATCAATTTCATGAAAAATCTgtccttagtgatcgactagcaaggtggtacctccagttttaacaatttgaaactgtgtacatccctcaaaaggctgtaaaaggacaagcattagcGAACATCTTAGCAGATCACCCTATACCTAATGATTGGGAGCTCACTGATAAACTACCTAATGAGGACTCAATTGTCACTAAAGTTtaacctccatggaagatgtactttgatggtgctgcacaTCGCGGAGGACCTGGTgctggcgtagtatttgtcacttctcAAGGTGAGGTTCTGCCTTACTTTTTTGCGTTGATGCAACTCTGCTACAACAACATTGCTGAGTATCAAACATTAAtacttaggcttgaaatggctgtCGAAATGAAGCAGATGCAATTACATGTCTTTGGTGAATCTCAGTTAGTAATCAACCAGCTtttaggtagttacgaggtcaatAAACCTGAACTACGCTCATATCATGATTATGATAAATAGTTAATAGGATGGGTCGGTGACGTGACTATTCAACATGTGCCTAGGAAAGAAAATAAGTAGGATGATACTTTAGCTACCCTAGCTTCATCATTAGCCCTGCTTGATCAAGCGCAAGTTACTATCTACCAAAAATGAGTAGTACCACTGCCAAATGAGGgtgaaagtgaagaaaataaaCTCGAGCATCTAGTCACTATTTCAGAAGCTGAGAAGGAAGAATGGAGACAACCCATTATTGATTACTTGAGCTACAGAATAATGGCAAGCCATTTGATAACAAATCGATGAACAaaatttgtgatctctttggcttcaagaaACATAACTCTTCTATGTACAATGCTGTtgccaatggtctagctgaggcattcaacaagatTCTGTgtaacttgttaaagaaagtcatCTCCAAATCCAAATGAGATTGGcatgaccgtatggaagaagtGTTGTGGGCATACAAGGCAACTCACCAGACACCAACACAAGCAACCCTTTATTCACTTGTCTATGGAGTCGAAGTCCTTttgccacttgagcgtcaaatatCTTCATTACGAttagctattcaagaagggatcactgatgaagaaaatgctcgacttcaaCTGGAAGAGTTGGAGGTActtgatgagaagaggttggaagctcaacagagtcttaaatattatcaagctcgattgtcttGCGCCTTCGATAATACAGTTCGCCCAAGATCCTTTCAAGCAGAAGATCAAGTTCTTGCCATACGAAGACCCATTATTACTTCtcataaacctgtagggaagttcacttcaaaataggATGGGTCATACATGACAACTCAACACACACCAACACAAGCAACCCCTTATTCACTTGTCTATGGAGTCGAAGTCATTttgccacttgagcgtcaaatatCTTCATTACGATTAGCTATTCAAGAaaggatcactgatgaagaaaattcTCGACTTCGACTGGCAGAGTTGGAGGTActtgatgagaagaggttggaagctCAACATAGTCTTGAATGTTATGAAGCTCGATTATCTTGCGCTTTCAATAAAAGAGTTTGCCCAAGATCCTTTCAAGAAGGAGATCAAGTTCTTGCCATACAAAGACCCATTATTACTTCCAATAAACCTGTAGAGAAATTCACTTCAAAATAGGATGTGTCATATACCGTGCAAGAAGCTTATCCAAGTGGAGCCTACAAGttggttgatgcagatggcatAAGAATTGGCCCTATCAATgacaagtttttgaagaagtattatccttgaagttgcgACATTCCTTGATGCAcaagcctaaactgcatgtttcTATGCTCCTTGCCGCACGAGTCTAAATTGGTCCTACACTCCTAGATCACATGAGTCTAAACTGTGTATGACCCACCCAAACAAAAGTTtgctaggttgaaaacctcgaaaTAGGCaacctaggcaaaagttaggacataaacAATAAGTCCGCTAGGCTGAAAACCTCGaaagaggtggcctaggcaaaagttaggacataaaaaaacTCACACATTCTGAAATACTACCCCGTTCAAAGAGTCatcccttgaaaaagaaccgtggccATAAGAAAAAACAAGAGGGATTATTTCTAcctaattatttttatttttgttgttttttcaacACATATAAAATAATACAACTAAAATAGCAGGAAATCACCCAAATAGTCTCTTCACCCCACGcttaaaattgtgcattatcGCTGATGCACACCAATAAATACAAGAGGGTAAAataaactccctggtaggccaaaatCAAATCAttagcagctcatggggtactcagacttctcccaaacTTGGTTCTTTTTGCGGGCACCCCATACTTAGTTCTAACCATCTCACTTGCTTTTGATTTATTCCAATGGCTTTGCTTCCCATgatcctagaaaataaaaaaaatgacatTACAGAATAatacaataattaaaaaaataaaaaataataaagtcGGGTTGTCTCCCAACAAACGCCTGATTTAACGCCACGCCACGACATGAGTCATTTTCtacctccacctcgagcttatgaattgaaccccaagttttgattcaagCATATGATTATGCTCTTGGGGCGGTACAAATTCTTGCTAGTAAAAAATTAAGTAAATTCTCATGCACTTTTTGGCTCTCGCCCGAGGAGTGCCACCTTGCCGAGACGTCCTTAAAATTTCAACATATAAGGCTCATCTACCTCTTTCCTTGACTCCTTTTTATGCTCATAAGGATCAATTCTCATTTCACAATCCGAACATAATTTGGAGAAGTGTTTGGAATGAGGTCCAACACGCTCAAATACTTGAACTTCAAGATTTTCAACCTCCTCGATACAAATTATACTAGAGTCAGCTaaatttgtatcctcaatgtCAATACATGACTCTAGTATCATTTCTTCAACATTCACATCATCAAATTCTAGTTGGTCAGAGTGTTGGTGTTCTACTCAGGACCCCTCTATTGGCACCTCAAATTTTGTCTCTAATCCACGCTGTTGTTGGATACTATCCATAATATTAACTTGTTGAGCATAAAAGCTTCAACTATTTGACTcacttgagcctccaagttgcgaATAATTGCCTCTTGCCTTTGTATCTGTAGTTGTGGTTCATCATTAGTTTCCACAAGGCACCTTAGCATATCTTTAATCTCTTTCAGGTCATCATCCTTGGGTTCTTTAATCCTCATCATTAGTTTCCACAAGGCACCTTAGCATATCTTTAATCTCTTTCAGGTCATCATCCTTGGGTTCTTTAATCCTATTAACTTAAAAAAAAGAGTAGAATCATCATAGTAAATGGTTGGGAGAGAATAAGACATGTAAGCACAACTATAAAAGtaaccatcttgaccaccacatatATGACAcatattccacacataagattgagttggtgcataTTGATAAGTGTAGCTTTTGACCACTTATTAATACCTTTTTACTTTTGTTATAGTCCAAAAGAATTGATTTATGTTCCCAAAACTAATGAAAGCATGAAAATTGCAGGAATGTTGGAAATTTGGGCTCATATGAGGAAATCCAATTAAAAAGGAGTGTTCTGATTCATAAGGTAAGAAGGGGTGCAACAAACAAGAAGTGTGGTCCGTATAAGCATTTCTGTCATGGAATTGTGTGGAttgcacatggaattgtgcggctgcAGGACCTCCCGAGGGACATTTTTTGTCAGCGAATTTTGGGTCACTATAAATAGACAAGAAtcacatttttaggtcaagtttggaAGTTCTAGCAGCTATAGCCATTGTAGTTTTCCATTTTAGAAAAGTTGTGATTAATTTGGGATTAAAACATCATAGTTTatcattttaattttatattctgggtttaattagtatttcttctttgttttcttcattttctactatgagtagctagactttTAATAaagttgtgacccaaccctagtgtgtaaaccttattagtatttaatttaatgcttgtttatgattgagtgttttttttattttgcttGTTTATGCTTTAATTATAGacttaatggttgcaaacattgattcatgcctttttgacttggtatttacttgagaaagagggactttGTCTAGGAAACCTTGGTTGACAAGAAATTGGGCAAGTTAAGGATTTGATTAGCCTAATTAAAAGTTTTGAACTAGAGATAGGACaaacccgacttgagctcataTCAACTATTTAGCTTGATACCCATTTGGGCTTGAGTAAGACAAATTGAGCAAAATCACTCTATGACCGAGAGGTATTAAGTGGGTAACTTAGAGTTGAGAGCTATAATTCACTCCAATCAATAAAACAAGTGttaatgtacttaaactattagGCGAACACCTAGGTAAAGGTCACTGCCCTAGGCCTTTTAACCATTTggtaaaaacaacaaaaataattacTCACTTTCTAGTTTCTTCTCCTTACTTTACAATTGCTAGTGTTAATTTAGAGGTAGAAAATAAAATACCTTGTTTGAAAGTGCAATTTAGTTATTTCATTTACTCTCATCAAGTGTACACCCTAACATCCATATTAACTCCCCGTGGAAATTGACCCCGACTCTTGTTGGGTACTATTCTTCCAATAATCATTTTCACTCACTATTGAATGCGTATTGGACGCAGATCAATTTGTGTGCCCATTGCCAAGGAGTTAAAAGGGTTTTAGCTATATATTTGAGTATGTTTTTGGAATATCTTCTTTCCCTTTCATGTTACTAATTTGTTTAAGAAATTTTAGGTACAACCATGGAGAACAATAAGCTCGAAAATTTGCCTTTGGGAGAATTGGACGGCGAGGAAGAACAAGTAGAGGAGGTACCTCAATAGCCACAAGCCAATCGGAGAGGTCGGGTACCTCATGAAAATGTGTCTATTCTCCCACACCTCCACCACGAGCGGCTCCATACCGCGTATTGCCCAACGAAGGTTATGCAATGCAATAGTCCCACCCCGTATTAGGGTAGGTAACTCAAATCACCATTGTGATGCTCACTTTGCTTGAGCAACAGGGTTTCTTTACCGGTGTAccaactcaaaatgcttataaacATTTGAAGGGTtttgtggatacatgttgggggagcaagaaaACTGATGTTTCTGAGGATGCATTGAGGCTAAggcttttttccttctttttacgGGGGAAAGCTTTAGATTGGTTGGAATGATTGCGGACCATTCAATtcacacttgggatgagttggcggaaaagttcattgctaagtttttttCTCTCGGGCACATGGCTACACTTTGAGATGAGATCTTGGAATTCAAGCAAGAGCCGAGTGAACTGCTACACGAGATATGGGAGCATTATAGAACAATGGttaaggaatgtcccaacaacaATATGATGGAAAATATGATACACCAAACATTTTATCGTGGGATTAGCACAACCAATCAATATGTAGTGAATCAACTAGCCTGTGGGAACTTTATGACTATGCCTTATGCGAAGGCACGTGAAATGTTAGATGAGATGGAGGAAACATCCCCGGCTCGGCAATCTCGGGCCAACGTTCCACAAGGTGATCCAAACATGATCCACCTCCATAAAGAATTGCATGACCATGGGCAATCCATTGCCGAATTGACCACTACTATGAATCAACTAGCAAAAGCTCAACTTAGTCAAGTGCAAGCTCCTAAGCAAGTACATGCTATGGATGAAGGGAATGTTTTGGTGAACAAGAGGAGGACTAAGGGTCCACAAGTGCAAACTCGAGTAGAGAAGTATGTGCAAGTTGATGGTGGTTTTGAGCAAGACGATTCTTATAATGAGCAAGAGGAGGAAGTGCAGTGCAATATATGAATAATtttcaagggcaaagaaacaacttTCAAGGcccaaaccaacaacaatggcgaTCACAAAATAATCATGGCAATTAGAATTCTAACAATAAATGGAATTGgcataacaacaacaatcaagaaaattggagtggaaacaaccaaggaaattggggaggCAACAATCAAGGTGGTTGGAGTAACAATTAAGGCAACCGGtggtcgggttttcaaaggcctccgatgtatCAAAACCGAGCAACCCACCTCCTTATTCTTCCCATAGGTCAAGTTCTTCAAACAATGAGATAAGATGTATTGAGAATATGTTCAAGCAAATGATGGAAAAGATGTCAATTTGGATGCCCAACTTGCCTCGCACAACACATCAATTCACAACCTAGAAGTTCAAATGGGGTAAATCTCTCAAGCTTTAAATTCTTGTCcaaagggggcactaccaagtgacacggtagtaaaccCAAATAGTGGTAACAATACGGGGTATGCTATGACAGTTATCACAAGAAGTGAAAGAGGCGGTAATGCACCCACCTCAAGTTGAAGGTGAGTTGTTGATGATGATCAAATGATACAAGGCGAAGAGATCCCGAACAATGTTGTTCAACCTAATGAGGAAGTtcagattgatattgatgataa
This genomic stretch from Nicotiana sylvestris chromosome 9, ASM39365v2, whole genome shotgun sequence harbors:
- the LOC138878351 gene encoding uncharacterized protein, whose amino-acid sequence is MEEVLWAYKATHQTPTQATLYSLVYGVEVLLPLERQISSLRLAIQEGITDEENARLQLEELEVLDEKRLEAQQSLKYYQARLSCAFDNTVRPRSFQAEDQVLAIRRPIITSHKPVGKFTSK
- the LOC138878352 gene encoding uncharacterized protein; amino-acid sequence: MTTQHTPTQATPYSLVYGVEVILPLERQISSLRLAIQERITDEENSRLRLAELEVLDEKRLEAQHSLECYEARLSCAFNKRVCPRSFQEGDQVLAIQRPIITSNKPVEKFTSK